Below is a window of Mus caroli chromosome 2, CAROLI_EIJ_v1.1, whole genome shotgun sequence DNA.
ATGACTTCTAACGAACCAAATATGGGTTTTGGAAAGAGTCATGGATTGTTTACTTCTTTAACTGCCACTCTCCTCCCTTCTGTTCTCTGGGTTTCCCTTGATCCTTTTTTTGTATACCAGTTCTTCTAATAGATTAAGAAAGgaatcatgggctggagagatggctcagtggttaagaacactgactgctcttccaaaggtcctgagttcaaatcccagcaaccacatggtggctcatagccatctgtaatgagatctgatgccctcttctggtgtgtctgaagacagctacagtgtatttacatataataaatatttaaaaaaagaaaggaatcatATGTAATGAAACATTCTTTAGTAACCATATTAAAAAATAGTAgatagattaaaattttaataatattttatttagccCACTGTGTTAATGTCATtgtgctgggctggtgagatgacttagtgggtaaaggcacctccGAGActggggacctgggttcagtcctggGGCCTCATAGTGGAAAGAGAGCAGAGGCACAGAGCAGTTCTCTGCCCTGCTATGCCATGGCCCCCACCACACAGGCTTACACAGTAAATAAAGCTTTAAGTGTAATTCAAAAAGTTTAGAATGTGATTCTAgtatataatcaataaaaaattaccAAATTGAAGTTTAAAACTTCAAAATCGTGTGTTTATTTGCATTTACCATATCTTTCCATTCTGATGAGCCAGCTCTTAGGTTTTGACAGTACTCATGGCTGTGGGTATTGACAGCACAGCCTTATCGATGGGCCCCTTGCTGGTGGCTGTCTAGCTTTTCTGAAGCTGGGTTGAGCTgtgtttcctgcttctgtgtctctctcccctaTTGTGTGTGTTAGTGCTCCCGTCATTGTCCGTGCAGAATATCTTCCTGCTTTCATAACATTTTCTTGTCTATCTGGTTAATAATTATTTCTTACGTTGGGAATGTGGCTGAATGTCAGAACcatagcatgcacaaagctctgtaGATGTCTTTTGTTAACGATTTCAAGCTTAACAGTGTTGTCAAGAGACTATGCTCTGTGACTTTAGTCTTCCAGCCTATATGCAGTCAGATTTTTACAAACATGTGCTTCAGTGAATGGAGATTCTGATGTACTATGTTGCGAAGCTCTGTGTATCAGCTTAGTAAGTGTAATTTTCAGTCTTGTTGAACTCTTTCATGTCTTGAAACCCTTTTGGTCTGCTTATCAGTTACTGGGAGATTAGGCTGAAGATTCCTTCTTTGTGTCCTGTTTtactcaacccccaccccacctgcccCCAATTCTAACTTATTAGTAGTAAATATAtaccttaatatttttaaaatcatgctaGTAATAGCACATAAGTTAAAATTGAATATTTATGGAAAATGGAGTATTTTATTTGGATATGGCTCACCAGATGGTTTCAGGTAGTAAAATCGTTCCAAAAGGCGCTGCCAGGTTCCAGTGCTGGACTGACTGCAAGAGCAGTTCACTGCCCAAGTTTGAGTTCCAGAGACCTCCATAACCCTTCATAGTTCTCCATAGACCTCCATAGTCCTCCATAGACCTCCATATTTCTCCATAGACCTCCATATTTCTCCATAGACCTCCATAACCCTCCATAGACCTCCGTAGTCCTCCATAGACCTCCATAGTCCTCCATAGACCTCCATAGACCTCCATAGTCCTCTGTAGTCCTCTGTAGACCTCCATAGTCCTCTGTAGTCCTCTGTAGACCTCCATAGTCCTCCATAGACCTCCATAACCCTCCATAGACCTCCATAGTCCTCTGTAGTCCTCTGTAGACCTCCATAGACCTCCATAGTCCTCCATAGAATAGACCTCCATAACCCTCCATAGACCTCCATAGTCTTCTGTAGACCTCCATAGACCTCCATAGTCCTCCGTAGTCCTCTGTAGTCCTCTGTAGACCTCCATAGTCCTCTGTAGACCTCCATCGACCTCCATAGTCCTCCATAGGCCTCCATAGACCTCCATAGTTCTCCATAACCCTCCATAGTCCTCCAGAGACCTCCATAACCCTCCATAGTCCTCCAGAGACCTCTATAACCCTCCAAAGTCCTCCAGAGACCTCCATAACCCTCCATAGTCCTCCAGAGACTTCCATAGtcctccatccacctccatcCTTGCACAGCTTCCTTACAGTCATGGATTTTGATTTGCAGAGGTTGGCTGCATTTTAAATTGATTGTGGTTAATTTATCAGCCAGTGCTTACTGTAGAAACATttgtttaatgatttttaaaaatgcatctatAAATCATGGTTTACATGTTTTATAGTATAGCCTGGCACATTCTCTGCTCgacacatttttctctttgaaccAGCACTGTAATAGAGGGTGAAGCCAAGGCAAATTCAATTTGATGTGCAGTTGCAGGTGCAGAGCCAATAGAATGTCAGAACTGGAGAGGGCCCTAAACACACCCACGGATTACCTCTGAGCTGTTTGAAAATACCATGAAAGGGATATCTGTGAACTATGATTTGAATTCAGGATTTTTCccattaaatttattttgaaaaagataTAGGGTTATGGTTGTAACTTTGTATGGTAGAAGGCTCTAAAGTAAgttctctcacctcccatctAAAACATCCTCCTGTTGGCCCTGGCTCTGGGGCTGTGCTGGGAAATCTGAGGAATATGAGTTGTGGATCCCCAATGACAGTTTGGGGTTTTGGATTGTTTGGGGATTAGTAATGCCCAGCTGAAATATTCCAGAGCTCAGGAAACTGGAATCTGAAATGTCTCTTGTCTAAGCACATTGGCTAAGGAAGACTCAGCCTGTGGTAAAATTGATTGACAGGTTGGGCAGGGAGAAGAACAGATGTCTGGGTAGGAGCTAGCTCAGCAAGagtggaaattttttttatttcaggaaaCTTTGTAAAACTCTAGAGAATAGGCTAAAATTCAGAGACAAGAAATCCTGAGACTTCCAGGATATTTCAACTTCTCTGACATGCGCCTTTAACCGCCTTATTGTTGCTTTTCATTGGATTCCAGTGTCTTTTTCTCAGACACTCAAATCTGAGAAGAGTCGGGTGTGGGGCTGCTGGGTGTAGCTCACACTATTACATACACACTTCAAGTTTTTAGACAGATGCACTAGAGAACACGTGGTGAGTGGATTGGAATTCTAGAGGTAGGTAAGTCACAGAGCCTGCAGTTTGTTCTCATTACAAGAAGGAGTGGAGAGACCAGGGTTTCACTGTAGGGGActcaatcaataaatatttactacaaactCTTACTTAAGTGAAACATCGAATAGTGTGAGGCTGAATGAGTCGTTAATGCAGTCATAATATCTCTTAGTAATTTTTAaactcattaaaattattttatatttgatttttcagTCCCACTCACTTACATGATAATTTCAAGAGATGTAATGTTGATCGCTGCTGTGTTTTATGTCAGATACCGAACTCTGCCAACACCGGTAAGGTTCAGAGCATATTCCTTTAGGATTACTTCTAACTTAATTATTGAATGCAGTTTCACTTTAGGAGAGCTATTTATGGCagttatttcttaatttatttaccaggaattagaaaaaaaataccttgcAATTTGAACATATGACTAGTCCATTTTAAAAGCTGGATTTGTCGGCTGGGTGTgctgacacatgcttttaatttcagcatcccagaggcagaagcaggtggatctctatgaggcTGAGACTACTCTAGGGGCTACAAGGCTACAGTGAGATCCTaatgaaaacacaagcaaacacaaGCCTGATTTCTCTTTTAAGTCTAGTTCTTCAGTTGATGGTGTATGAAGCTCAGGGCAGCCAGGCCCCAACAGAGGTTAGAGGtgtttcctgtctccaggttGTCTAATGCTTCACTTATTCACCATGGACAGTCTAAAAGTGGATTTTAGGATCTATCATAGAAGGATGGAATAGCTTGCTTACGTACTGTTCGTTGACTGTAAATATTTGAGCACATAAGTATAGCATTACCTTTTTGGTTCTCAGGGAAAATggagatgtattttatttatcttgctTTTTAACCTGTAGAAGAGAGTAATATAAATTTCTTTTGTGACTATGTGATGAAGCAAACTGTGTGGGAGTGACTCCATACAAATTGTGTAGCACTTGACAAATTTACATTTTGAAGAATCTTATTTTTAACAGTCTCATTATAACAACAAAGTATGTAAATAGTGCTCATTTTACTCAGTAAGCACGATATTTATACACTGGGGCGAGGCATAAGGTAAGCACTAGTGACTTTGTTAGAAACCTGAATGATAaactgcaactttttttttttttttttttttttgccagcgaACACTAGCTAAGTACTTCAATCCTTGCTATGCCACGGCTAGGTTAAAACCAACATTCATCAGCAAGGTAAGATACTCATAGCAGCAGCCCTTTAAAGAAGTCAGACCTTTGTAAGCTTTTCTTATAACGACATGAATATAAGTCAGTCAGGAGCAGCTTAgaaggagaacactgttaaaagtttgtttttaagtatgtACGTGCACATGGGTGGAGGGCAGAGACATCTtgtgggggtcagttctctcttcccatcttgtgggcctgggagttgaactcaggtttgGCTATAGCACTTTTgattactgagtcatctcaccaacTTGAGAATGAGATAAATTTAAATGCATTAATTAGAGGGGCTAGAAAATGAGTCATGTCTGTCTTCTAAATTTTTTCAGATTGTTAGTATGTGCAGTTTATCCTTATTGATGGTCTTAAGAATTAAACCTTGAATGAAATCATAGGGCAGGTGAAAAGTGAGACGTAAGTACTCTTTGATTGAGATGCAAAATTATGAAGagtttcttgtgcttttcctATCTTTCATTTATCCATTTTATTGTAGGTGCCTGTGTGTAGTATAGTATTGTGTGTGTAGGCTGATGTTGGGTTGGTAGTCTTCCTCTCACTTTCCACAGTTATTGATTGAGCCAAAGTCTCCTAGTTGAATCTTGAGCTTGCCTTAGCTCCAGGGATTTCCTGTGTCTTTACCCTGCTAAGCCTTATCTAGCCCCaacccttttatttttaaagagtattaGATGAAAAGGGAATAGACAGTAATAGATAGTCTAAGTTGTCCATTGTGTTTTGCTAAGTCTTTTTCAGGATCATAAATGTATATCAACCTTTGCACAGAAAAGATATTAATGCCTTGATAAGTTAACTGAAGCCATCCGTCGGTTGCATTTCTTATAACAGAGATGTAACAGATATCTTTGAGACATTGTTTTTGTATTAGGCTCCCTTGCATAGAATATTACCACTATAAGACAGAGCTTTTGGCTTCATGTGACTTTGTGTCAGGTACAGCAGTTTGAGTGTAGCCCTTTATAGAAAGTCACTTGATGTTCTGGGACAAATGCACCAGTAAACATTTGTTCTGAAaaacacattatttattttaaagtcaaagTGTGATCGCTGTCATGCAGAATAAATAACAGAACTAGGGGGTGTCTCTGTACACCTTTCTCAACTGCCCGATGCTCTGTTTGTTTCATAgaatgctgtcttctgactctTTCTGGTTCTGTTTTGTGCTGGTGAGGGTAAACAGTGCTTATTTCCCTAGAAGATTTATTTCACAACAATAGATGAATTTCAGTTGTCTGACCTCACAGGGCACTCAGGCAGCAAGATAAGTGGCCTTGGAAGTCTGGGTTCTAGGTTTTACTCTAGTGCTTACTGTGTCCTTTCACCTAAGGAGAAGCCACTTCATTGTTTGATGTTTACAGAGCTGTGTGAGGACAGCTAGGGACAAGGGCAAAGAATTGTATAGCATCATTGAACTGCTGTGGGATTCAAGGAGTGATGCTTTCTGATAGTTGACAGGTACCTATATGGGCAGGTAGGTCAGTTAGTGATTCTGAGCTGGTATTTATTCTCACGCGGGAATGCCATCTTTGGCATGGATAATGCCAGTCAATATCCAGAATGCTTAGTGTATCATGATGAGAATACCTTTGCCTCAAAAGCTTAAAGCAGGGTCCATTTGACAATGTTGACTTATAATGCCtttatttttaaggtaaataCAGCAGTCCAATTAATTTTGGTGGCAGCTTCTTTGGCAGCTCCAGTTTTCAATTATGCTGACAGCATTTATCTTCAGATACTATGGTAAGTTTACTTCAGATTTACATTCAAACTACTAAAGTTACTAAATTTACTATGATAAACTTAGAATTATTCTGAGAATATCAGTACAGTGGCTTGTGGTAAGTCTAGAATGACTTTGCTTTTGAAGTGCATAATACTAATGAACATGAGGTAGACAAGCGATGGACaccatccttctctcccttctattCTCTCCCCCACTCCTTTTCCTGACTTTGTGCACTGAGTCCACTCAGTGctactgtgtgtgcacaggtacacTGGAGCATGGGCAGCCTCAGGAGCCATAGTCCTAAAgaaagttttctctctctcagcagccaccagttgccaatagctcctcaaaAAGGAGTTGAACTTTGAGTTCCTGCAGTGTCCATGCAGAATTTTTAGCTGGTTTGTGCATGCAGTTGGCTACTATAATTTCATGTGTGCAGTGTCTTTGTCATGTCCAATAAATACTGTTTTGTGGCAAATGcccactacctctggctcttataattttCCTCTGCTGCTTGCATGTTAATCCCTGAGCCTTGCAGTCGGGAGTGTGATATAGCTCTTCTGTTTGCTCTGTACATTCCTAACACTCATCAGAGCAGCTGCTTTTTACAGTAGATAGTGATTAACACAACTAACCAATGTGTTAGTCTTACTGTAACACAACTAACCAACGTGCACTATCTTAGTCTTACTGTAAGGCATGGAAGACAGAAGTTAGCAGTCACAACTTAGAGGGATGAGAAGGATTGCTGATGTGTTAGGAGTTttggaggaaaagaaagtaagaagagGGACAAATAACTGCAGGAAGGAAGTGTCATTTGAGCCATATTGATAGGAGAGCTGGGTGCTCAGGAGACACTGGACAGTGGTATTAAAGACCCAGCCTAGTGGAGGGTGCAGTGGGAGGGCACACAGGGCGAGCCCTTTGAATCTAATTCCTCAGCTGTGAATATCTTGAAATGTGTCAAACTCAAACTTTCAAATAAATAGGTTGTAAATAGGCTGCCATGTTGACGGTTAGTGATATTTGGTaaacatttaattatatttaaaactcaCTTTAGAGCTCTAAACAAAGTTGATTGGTTAATCAAAGTAAATTATactaaacactttttaaaatgatacagtctaaacttcattttcttacataaaatataggggttggtttttttttccccttttgtatTTTGGGTTATTGATGGAGGATCTTTTTCTCTCACACTGCACCCAGATCCAACCTGATCTCCTGGTTTTGCTTCAGGGTATTGCATGACTTTAGGCCCCAAGCAGCCTTCGGAAGGAACTGTCCAGTTTGAGCCATATCGCTCCAGTCTGTTTACAGCTGCtgctgccattcatgtctgtatGAGAGTGCTTTTGTGGAAGAACATCGGACACCTAGGGTTGTGTGTGGGAAAGGATGGTCACTAGTACTACTTGTCTTTAGGCCTCCCTCGGTAATTATAGATGGCTTTTATTTGGCATCACCAGTGTAAATGAGGTCTTAAAGGAAGCCGTGAATTTCAATTTTGTAGTTACACAGTTTCACCACACAGCCCTGTTTTTTTAGCTCCTTTTCACATGTGTGCTTCATGATTTCCGCGGTCGGTGTTTTTGAGTTTGACAGCTGAAtcccatttctctcttttcaaGGTGTTGTACAGCATTCACTACAGCTGCGTCAGCATACAGTTATTATCACTATGGTCGGAAAACTGTTCAGGTGATAAAGGGCAAATGAGAAGCACCCAGATCCAGCAGCAAGGAAGCAACTTGGTCATCGGCAGCAGCGCCAGCGAAAGCTACAGGACTTTCCTGACCTTGGTGCTCAGCTTGCAAAAGGTCTTGTCAGACAAACCATGTCTTCAAAACTGAAGACATGTACGGCGAAAATGAGCTCGATCATGGGCCTATACAGAATTTccagtgtatttttaaatacaaataaaactataatgTAGAATTTTTAATCTTAGGTTTTTGATTAATTTGTGAGATGAATtattcttggtattttttttatgttttttaaaaacatagttgGTAACATGGAAACAAAGGAAAGCAGGAGGGAATTTCCTAAGATTggatacacaccatacacagcaTGTCTATACATTTTTAtgcttgaattttaaatttataaatacattaacAGTTCATGTGATTAATACTTGATCATTTGAAAAGTGAGAATAAACTTAGCTGTGGGTACTGTAAAGGTGTACAGAGCTTTAAAATGCAGtaagttttgaaaacaaaaaagaacaaacaaaacagaaggcatTGAAGTTCACCAGTAGTCTTCCAGCCTCTCAGGTACCAAATAGTTTATGTATCAGGATAACAGATAACGCAGGAGTCAAAGGGAGAACGCATGTATTACGCTTTGCATCTTACAGGCAGAGAATGACATCATGCCTTCTCCCTGTTTGTAATGGGATGTTTGTATGATACTGGAACCAGTGCTCATATGTCATGTAAATAGTATGAAACTTctatttttcaaagtttttttttttttaaactttggggAATCTTCTATTGTTAAcatgataaaaaagaaataaaagagctgGAAAAAATGCCTTGCACTTGGGTTGTCCTGTGGTGTGTGTTGATGAGACTATATAAGTTCCCCGATCTGTGACGTGCACTTAGATGCAGCACTTGTCCCTGTGTTGTAAAACTGATTCCAGACCGTCTGACCATAAAGACCTGTTCTACCCGTGTGTTTAGAGAAGTGAGGTACAGGTAGAGTCAGGAGCTGAGAGGCTCCTCCACATACTAGAGGCCTTTGGTTGCCCTCTCTCCTTAGCTTAACCTAAGTATCATGTGGATGTAAAAGTTTTTCTGCACCTGCCCTTGCTTTGAAATAATGACAAGGAGACCTGGAATATTTATTGATAAACTTCTTGCACTATAGCTGGACAGGGTTCTGATTTATTCTAACCCTGCTATGCTGCCTACCACCCAGCCACGTGCCCCATTACCTACCTTCCTAGCCTCACCCTGGCTGTTCCTCCCTATCCGTGTCCTCATGGCAACTCCCTCCTGGCCACTCAACACTCTCCACCCAGGACCCCCTCGTTCAGATTGGAAGTCTAGCCTTAACTCTCCTCCCCAGCCATAGGCTGATCAGCTCTTGAACCAATCAGAGGTAAAGGAGAACAATATCTCAATATCTTACAAAATACCGAGTCAGAACATGCTTTGTAATGATGACAATACCAAACTCTGGACTGCATCCAGATGATGTCCGGGTACAGAACTCAGCATTTGAATACACTGCACAGAAACATTCCCCAACGTGCTACTATACAGTAAGCCTGTAGTCATTTTGTGGAACTGTGTGCAAATAGAAGTTAagggacagaaactcaagcttTATTGCATTGTGTAACTCTGTTGCTGGTCCTAACTTCTTATCCCGGAGCAGCAGCTTagccactgtggtggtttggatgagaatgccTCCAGGCTCGGGTGTGTGAATATTTGGTTTaggagaagtgtgtcactgggaacaggctttgaggtttcaaggccACATGCCATTCTcagtttgctctctgcttttgcTTGTGATACAGGATTTGAACTGTCTGAGCTTTTAGCTCCAACTGCCGTTCCTACCTGCTGCCAGCTTCTTACCCTCTGAAACCACAAGTAAATAACCCTTTCCTTatgtaagttgctttggtcatggtgttttgtcacagcagtagagaAGTAATGTAGCCAACCAGTCTTAGAACATACTAAACTCTACAACTGAATCACAGGGGCAAGAGAAAAGATGGGCAAGGCTGGCCATTGCCTCTGCCTCAACTCTCCCATAACAGTTTTCTAACTGAGAGCTGCTGAGACTAGAGATGGAAGGACTGCTGGAGCATCCAGGATGGTGATTGAGAAATGTCAAAAAGATGGCAGAGTGCTATGGAGGAAATTAGATGTTTACTCCATTTAATTATATTTGCTTATTGCGGTTATTGTTGACCCATAGTATCCTTAGTATGAAGGGTTTGATCTAGCTCTGGTCAACAcactttttctgtatctactCTTTCAGTCCTGATGCCCTCAGGATCTTCTGTATTGAATTGTTACAAAATACATCCTGTCCATTAAACAtactagaattttatttaaatgagaatattagaatatacatttatgtatacaaaTTAGCAAATTTATTAAGTGTCTCCATAGAATAGACTCAGTCTTGAGAGTAGGCTAGAAATACTGAGGCCATTTAATTATATGTCTTAGGACTTAATACTAATTCACATTTTGGCCTttgtaactttttaatttttttattaatcattccattcgtttacttctcaaatgatatccctccTCCTGGTTCcccttccacaaacccccatcccatatCTGCCCTCTCCCCCGCTCCCtgttgcctctatgaggatgctcccccacccactcccactccactGCCTTTGTAACTTTTTAAGTGGGATTTAGAGAGATCTTTCAaattctcctgggcatatatttgATGAGAATAAGGATACAGTTTAGAATGTTGAAAACATGCTTGGATACCCACTTAGAAATGTATAGTGTGATTCATATTCAGGTTCAGCTTTGATATACTTGCTGTCTGCAGCATGGTGTTTGTGCTGCAGCCTGTTTTGAAGATGAGAGATGGATTCAAACAACTTTCCCTTACAATAGAAATAAACACTGTTGTGAGTTCAATTTTGCCTCCACTCCAAATGTTTATAATCCCACCATTTGGAAAGACAGGGGCAGAAGGATCTAAGTTGAGACCAACATGGGTGAAATACAGAAAACCTTGGGAGCAAATAGCCTTTGCCTGTGTCTCACAAATGTTACCAGAAGGCCAATTTTAACTGTAAATCTGGAAATACATGTTTTTTCACACCCTGAAATACAAGTAAGGATCCAGAAGGCCTTAGGAAACCAACAATAGCTCTTACCTTGGCTATCAGCTCAAGGCCAACAGAACTCATTGTGCTAAAATCGGGCCACAAGGGAACGTCCATGCAAGAAACTTAGAGATGGCATTTCCAAAGGAGTTGTCTCTTCTTAcaactgctttctctctgttatCCCATCTCCTTCGTGTAGTATCTCACTTGGTATTGAGGGATATACGGAGTGCTGACCAATGTAAAGGATGTCACAGAGTGACAGGAGCTAGTTAGACAGGCATAGTGAGAACAACTATAGGAGGAAGGGTGACACTCATTCCTTCAACAGAGGAGGACACAGTGTAGTTCTGTGTGAGCCTGAGACGTGGTGGCTTCAAGGAATTTGGAGCTCATGTTGTCCTTAGGCATCAGCATGTTTCTGCATGCAGATGTATTTCAAATGGGAGACACTGGGATAATTGAAGTTCTGGAGCCTCTGCAGGTGGTCAAGGCTGGTTTGTTTAATCTGGTTGCTGGAAGGAAAATCAAGGCCTCAAATGTGTCTGATTAGGATGTTGGGGataaacccaaggccttgtgcagGCGAGGAAGTCACTACCACTGAGTTACTTCCTCAGCTCTGGCTGGGTTTTTGAAGGCCACCAAGTGTGTGTCGTAGAACTGCCTGTGTGGCTTCCAGCGCTGCctccagagacacacagacagcaccAGGGTGCTAACCAGTAACAGGCCACTGGCGGTACACAGTCCCCAGAAGATGACCACAGAGCTGGGCTTGGTTGTGAAAGTGGCACATGACCTCCTCCAGCCTGAGGTCTGTGACTGGCTCAGGCCAGCCCTGTTAGCTGCCAGTACACACACATGGTAGGTGGTGCCTGGTGTCAGCTTGTACAGGGGGTGCTGTCTGGCAGTAGCATAGATGTCCACTACTGACTGATTCCCAGATCCTCCTTCTGCCACATAGTGGATCTGATACCAGAGCACCACTGAGTTGGGGGCACACCAGTGGACGAGCACTGATGTGTCAGTCACCTCTGACACCCCCTGCAGCGTGGGAGGGTCTGGAGTGGTATCCTCCCCACTGAGACCAGGGCAGCGGCATCTGAAGCGCCTCTGCAGCTCTGCGCATGGGGTCTGCAGATGCTTGCAGGGGTGGTATTCACAAGAGACGTCCTGGCGAGGTGCTGTCACCTGGTCCCGAGTCTCCTCCTCCTCGCTGTCATCATCTAACAGCAAAACTGGAATCTCACCCTGTGGAGGGTCTGTGTGGAGAGCCCTGGGCATGGCTTGTGTCCTCTGCTTGGTCTGAGGTAAGCTCCTGGGATTTGGTGAAGTAGGCAAGGGTTCAAGGTACTTGCTGACTAATGGGGTAGAGGCAGATGAAATATTAGGCTCAAGGATATGTGTGGCAGTCTGCTTTGCCCCTGAACTGGCAGCACCAGGCAGAGCCCTGGAAGGACTATATACTAGGTCAGAGTTAGTGGACTGGGCAGTTTCCTCTGAAGTATCTTTATACATCCATGATCCTTGTGTGGAGGAAGCCATGGTGAGGGAAGGGACTTTGGTGATATTTTGTTGACTTCCTCCAGGCTGAGCAGACAGGGCCGTGCTCGGTCCAATGGAAGGCCCCTGTGTCCGTGGTGCAAAAACTGAATGATCGGAGCGGCCTGGGTTTGAAGGCAGGAGGGTGGTGCTTTGGTCTGACCTGCACACATTAGAcaggtgggagagggaaagagggccTGAGAAGGGGCCCGTGGATCCTAAAGCAGGCTCACACATGGTATCAGCTGCCCTGTAAGGGAAACCAATCATTAGGAGATACCTGGATTTCAAGCTTTTGAATCTTCAATGTGGGGTGTCTCCTCTGCCAACATATCTCTATCTGATATTGCCTAGTAACATCGTTTTATTGGCCCAGGAAACTTTTGAAGGAAGTCCTGTCATCCCTTCTGGGCAAAAAAGGAAATAGGAAGAAGGAGCTAACTACCCAAGATGTCATAGCTAGCAAATGGCAGAGCACAGCCATATCTACAGTAGGAAGTGGGACAGAGCCAGACTTTCTGGCTTTAGCCTGTGCTCTCAACATCTTTTTTTAACATCATGGTTAGCCCCTGGCTCTTAAGGGGTTTGGCGATAACCATTGGAAATGAAGTAGGGAATGGAAGTGAGGAGCCCCACGCCACAGCTGGACTTTTGAGGATGGTTG
It encodes the following:
- the Crls1 gene encoding cardiolipin synthase (CMP-forming) isoform X3, whose product is MTRIGLAPVLGYLILEEDFNIALGVFALAGLTDLLDGFIARNWANQKSALGSALDPLADKVLISILYISLTYADLIPVPLTYMIISRDVMLIAAVFYVRYRTLPTPRTLAKYFNPCYATARLKPTFISKVNTAVQLILVAASLAAPVFNYADSIYLQILWCCTAFTTAASAYSYYHYGRKTVQVIKGK
- the Crls1 gene encoding cardiolipin synthase (CMP-forming) isoform X2, producing MPQYENPWTIPNLLSMTRIGLAPVLGYLILEEDFNIALGVFALAGLTDLLDGFIARNWANQKSALGSALDPLADKVLISILYISLTYADLIPVPLTYMIISRDVMLIAAVFYVRYRTLPTPRTLAKYFNPCYATARLKPTFISKVNTAVQLILVAASLAAPVFNYADSIYLQILWCCTAFTTAASAYSYYHYGRKTVQVIKGK
- the Lrrn4 gene encoding leucine-rich repeat neuronal protein 4 encodes the protein MWWTLMLQLLQLLLQLLMAQSQSLERPSQDPIPLFRLTQQGDWDSLDRHPTDSPCVGLPAAGVTTLNLANRSLESLPSCLPRTLRSLDGSHNLLRALSEPVLGLLPELRVLTLHHNRISVLHWGRDTPAGLRELDLSHNLLTELPPCAGPSGSSLRSLVLAGNPLRALRPRTFACFPALRLLNLSCSELGDIAQEAFAGVIGGPLAALELLDLSSTCLERVESGWIRNLPKLKSLYLRKMPRLKTLEGDIFKMTPNLRQLDCGESPALTSVHTEIFQHTPNLQVLQFQNCNLSSFGPWTVNSSQILSVSLFGNPLICSCELAWLLVDVNKTVLHRAADTMCEPALGSTGPFSGPLSLSHLSNVCRSDQSTTLLPSNPGRSDHSVFAPRTQGPSIGPSTALSAQPGGSQQNITKVPSLTMASSTQGSWMYKDTSEETAQSTNSDLVYSPSRALPGAASSGAKQTATHILEPNISSASTPLVSKYLEPLPTSPNPRSLPQTKQRTQAMPRALHTDPPQGEIPVLLLDDDSEEEETRDQVTAPRQDVSCEYHPCKHLQTPCAELQRRFRCRCPGLSGEDTTPDPPTLQGVSEVTDTSVLVHWCAPNSVVLWYQIHYVAEGGSGNQSVVDIYATARQHPLYKLTPGTTYHVCVLAANRAGLSQSQTSGWRRSCATFTTKPSSVVIFWGLCTASGLLLVSTLVLSVCLWRQRWKPHRQFYDTHLVAFKNPARAEEVTQW